Within the Benincasa hispida cultivar B227 unplaced genomic scaffold, ASM972705v1 Contig130, whole genome shotgun sequence genome, the region GTGGATACAGACGAGCTCACTTCTCTTACAACATTCTTCCAGTTGGGGCCATAACGAGCGTCGGTGTTAAGAGGCTGCTTTGTCAAAATACGAAATAAGGATAAACCCTTTAAGTTGTAGAATCAAACTAAGCCTACACAGCTTTTTCTAGTTGGAGAAGTTCTAGTTCCCTAAGGCTTACCAGAGCTTGAGATCAATAGCACACTACGGAAAGTAAGCTACACTCACTACTACCAGACCAGAGCGAGCTTCCAAAAAGGAAAGCTCAATCCAACAGTCTCATCTATTGCTGCGGATTCTCGAACAAGAACCGGGGATGAATCTTTACCTTTCTTAACTTTGAAACCTCTTCTGGCAGTTGAGTCTTCTTAGACTATTCTCCCTGCTCGGACAGTAACTGGTCGAAAAGCCTCTGCGTCAGATCGTCTTCCTAGCAAAATGACATTCTCCTAACTGAGAGAGTCAAGGGCAGCTCTTACCCTGCCCTTGACTCTCTTCCTTCCTGTTTTCTTGGTGAAGACTGTGGTAGTGGTCTTTTGCTTGGTTGATTGAATATCTCTTTCCTTGCCTCCCGAGAGTAGCCTTAGTCTTAATCCGCCTTTAGGGAGTGAAGTGAACCGGGGGTGATAGAATAGTGAAAGAATCGGTTTAGAACGTATCCGCTGCTAGAGTAACCGCTCGTCCTTTCTTCCTAGATGCTTTGAATATCCCTCGTCGATTGCCTTTATTACATTACCGATTACTAGAAAAGTGATCAAAAGGAATTGAACTTACACGAAGGAAATGGGAACTAGGCTTCAAAGGCAGACTGGACAGGAAGTCGAGCTAGCAGATGAAAGCGAAATTGCCAAGGGCGCACTAGCTATTCTTCGACTGCTGCCCAAGAGGGTACTCTGGAGCAACGTTTGAACGCGCTCGACCTTGTTCACCCTTTCAGCTAAGTATCCCGCTCTTTCCTTGAGTAGACAACACAAAGAAGGTAGCCGTTCCATCATGAGGGAATGTCCCAGACTCTCCCAAGTCGTAAGCGAGAACATGCCCAATCTATCATAGCCAACTCGTTTGCTTCTATCGTCAAGCACTACTCAAAGGGACAGGGTTAGAAGGAAATGGAACTAAGGAATAGACCAAGAGTTTGACGGATGTCGGAGAGTCTCAACCGATAGTCCAAGGTAATGAGAAAGGAAAGCAAGTTTAGCACATTCCATACTTGGGGTTGTCAGGCAGAGGGAGTCCTTCTTTTCAGTACTctatataaatagaagaaaaagaatttccATCTCGCCCGTTTGTGAGCGCTAAAGGACGAACCCTTCCCTAGTCAACTTCCTCTTCTTTAGAGTGCATCTCAACGTAGTAAACTAGCTAACTACCTTTCCTCTGGGCGCATACTAGAAAGTCAACAAACCATAGCATTTCGGGTTGTTGAGGGATATCAAGTACTAGAGCTCGCTTGTCTAAGGGTTGCTAGGTTCGCTTTCCCTGCCTCAAGATCGATTGTTGGCCTAGGGATATTCCCAGCTATTGATTGAGGGCAAAATTCCTCAGTTGAGGGCTTGAATGCTTCGTTTGCTAAGGAAGACAGAGTCAAAGCAGCTGTACCATCTCTTTTAGCAGTAGCCAGAATAGAGCcttcaatctcaataagataaGAGAGTTTCACAAGGTCAAAGTCAAGGGCTAGCGCGAAAGAAGAATAACAACGCCTTGACCCGGCAACCTACCAGAAAGCGCAACAGGAACAGAAGGGAATTCGTCTCAAAGACAGGGCGCCAGGGATTATAGGGTTATAGGCTAAGCCGGAGACAAGATATACTGCTTATCCTACAACAAGGCTGTTTACTATCTATCCTCTTTCTACCTTTCAAGCTACTACAGCGCGGGGAATGAACTAGCTCTTGCTGCAAAACTAGCACCTTAAACAACCAATCTCGAGCTCTAGGGCTTACAGCTTAATAAAGACTACTTGCAGGCTTACTCCTAGTATCTGTGGCGGTTTATATAAGCACCAGCCTCGGGTCAGGAAGTCTCATGATCCTTCTTCAAAAGACCCCTCAACCAACTAAGACATTTCTGAAGAAATTCCTCTCACCCCCCTATCACAACAAGGCAGAGCTAACCCAACATTCTACTGCTCTCTAAACACCCCATTCGACGAAGCAATCTTGGACCCTCTTGGCTGCGCTGTGCTTGGATGCACTTGTATTCCACACGCCAGCGATGAGATGAAAAACCGCCCCCATTCAGTGGTTCCCGTGCCACCACAATGGCATGGCATCGAAAGAGTGACCGGAACCTGTCCCTGACCTGCTCGTGAGTAGACAACGATGCAATGTTTGATGCACCTTCTCTTTTAAGAACCAATGTTGTTTCTTCTTCGTCGAAGCTTTTTTGCAGTAAAGTTTCACTCCACCGAACATGGGACTGAAATATGAGATTTTAGGTAATTTACCTAGGAACATGAATGCGATTATATACAGTGAAACTACTCCTTTCTGTTTATGAATGCAATCAGGTTTATACTAACTCCTGCCATGAGAGGTCTTTGTCCGAAAGGTGGAATGTATCAACAAAAGGATACACAAAGACATACTGCAAGAGAACGGCATATGCTGGGATTTTCATTAAGTAATGTTGTGAAGTTACTTAATGTGCCACTACCCTAGTATAAGTGATTAGCATCCAAAGAAAAGACAGAATTGAAGTGAGAATATACCGGAAAAAGATAACTGCAGGTAGGTTGTAGAAATTAATATATACACTAAAGATTTTTAAGGCttgtgtactttttttttttccaaccaaggctggtaaaaaaaaaagcacGCCATAGAACACGctctaattcatttttttttctacaaaCCTAGGCACTTGACGCCACTTTTCAATGTTAACCTGCTTTGCTTCAGGGAAGAGTGGATGATCTGCCAGCTCTTGCAGAAATTTGTCAAAGTTGTTGCGAACCCCCAATTCCGCAGTGGCATGAGAGACAGCAGCCCTAAGGTCAACCCAGTTTCATCTAAACTCTGTGCACATTAGCGGAATTCATTCCACTCCAAAAGAGCCTTAGACAGAAAAGCAAAACGAGGAAGAGGTGGCTTTCCAGGGTTTTAGTAAAGAATCTCCTGCAGGGAACGATGCTCCTTCTCATGCCCGTTTGCCAACATCCAGAAAACTCGCCTTCTGCTATCTTCCACTCCGAAGTTTAGGATTGAGTTTCCGATTTGGTTGGTAATTCTTACTTGCCTTATTTGATTTGAATCACTTGGAAGGGGGCGGGATGCCTTGGAGGCACCATAGATTGCACCGTTGGCAACGCGCGTTTGAGTGCCCCTAACCTTGAGGGGGCCGTAGATCGAGTTCTGGGCTAAGGTTACCGCCTTCGAAACTCCCTTCTGGAAAAGGTGAAGTAGATGGACCAGTTTACCGGAAATGACCAAAGAACAAAAAAGCCAAAAACAGCTACAGCATAAAATGTTCATCCTTGCCCGACTAAAAGAAAGGGTTTGTGCTGCCCGCTCTAAAGGCTTTCCAAGAACTTCCTGGGTGGGAAGTCTAGACTAGAGCCGACGACTCGTGAAGAGATAANNNNNNNNNNNNNNNNNNNNNNNNNNNNNNNNNNNNNNNNNNNNNNNNNNNNNNNNNNNNNNNNNNNNNNNNNNNNNNNNNNNNNNNNNNNNNNNNNNNNNNNNNNNNNNNNNNNNNNNNNNNNNNNNNNNNNNNNNNNNNNNNNNNNNNNNNNNNNNNNNNNNNNNNNNNNNNNNNNNNNNNNNNNNNNNNNNNNNNNNNNNNNNNNNNNNNNNNNNNNNNNNNNNNNNNNNNNNNNNNNNNNNNNNNNNNNNNNNNNNNNNNNNNNNNNNNNNNNNNNNNNNNNNNNNNNNNNNNNNNNNNNNNNNNNNNNNNNNNNNNNNNNNNNNNNNNNNNNNNNNNNNNNNNNNNNNNNNNNNNNNNNNNNNNNNNNNNNNNNNNNNNNNNNNNNNNNNNNNNNNNNNNNNNNNNNNNNNNNNNNNNNNNNNNNNNNNNNNNNNNNNNNNNNNNNNNNNNNNNNNNNNNNNNNNNNNNNNNNNNNNNNNNNNNNNNNNNNNNNNNNNNNNNNNNNNNNNNNNNNNNNNNNNNNNNNNNNNNNNNNNNNNNNNNNNNNNNNNNNNNNNNNNNNNNNNNNNNNNNNNNNNNNNNNNNNNNNNNNNNNNNNNNNNNNNNNNNNNNNNNNNNNNNNNNNNNNNNNNNNNNNNNNNNNNNNNNNNNNNNNNNNNNNNNNNNNNNNNNNNNNNNNNNNNNNNNNNNNNNNNNNNNNNNNNNNNNNNNNNNNNNNNNNNNNNNNNNNNNNNNNNNNNNNNNNNNNNNNNNNNNNNNNNNNNNNNNNNNNNNNNNNNNNNNNNNNNNNNNNNNNNNNNNNNNNNNNNNNNNNNNNNNNNNNNNNNNNNNNNNNNNNNNNNNNNNNNNNNNNNNNNNNNNNNNNNNNNNNNNNNNNNNNNNNNNNNNNNNNNNNNNNNNNNNNNNNNNNNNNNNNNNNNNNNNNNNNNNNNNNNNNNNNNNNNNNNNNNNNNNNNNNNNNNNNNNNNNNNNNNNNNNNNNNNNNNNNNNNNNNNNNNNNNNNNNNNNNNNNNNNNNNNNNNNNNNNNNNNNNNNNNNNNNNNNNNNNNNNNNNNNNNNNNNNNNNNNNNNNNNNNNNNNNNNNNNNNNNNNNNNNNNNNNNNNNNNNNNNNNNNNNNNNNNNNNNNNNNNNNNNNNNNNNNNNNNNNNNNNNNNNNNNNNNNNNNNNNNNNNNNNNNNNNNNNNNNNNNNNNNNNNNNNNNNNNNNNNNNNNNNNNNNNNNNNNNNNNNNNNNNNNNNNNNNNNNNNNNNNNNNNNNNNNNNNNNNNNNNNNNNNNNNNNNNNNNNNNNNNNNNNNNNNNNNNNNNNNNNNNNNNNNNNNNNNNNNNNNNNNNNNNNNNNNNNNNNNNNNNNNNNNNNNNNNNNNNNNNNNNNNNNNNNNNNNNNNNNNNNNNNNNNNNNNNNNNNNNNNNNNNNNNNNNNNNNNNNNNNNNNNNNNNNNNNNNNNNNNNNNNNNNNNNNNNNNNNNNNNNNNNNNNNNNNNNNNNNNNNNNNNNNNNNNNNNNNNNNNNNNNNNNNNNNNNNNNNNNNNNNNNNNNNNNNNNNNNNNNNNNNNNNNNNNNNNNNNNNNNNNNNNNNNNNNNNNNNNNNNNNNNNNNNNNNNNNNNNNNNNNNNNNNNNNNNNNNNNNNNNNNNNNNNNNNNNNNNNNNNNNNNNNNNNNNNNNNNNNNNNNNNNNNNNNNNNNNNNNNNNNNNNNNNNNNNNNNNNNNNNNNNNNNNNNNNNNNNNNNNNNNNNNNNNNNNNNNNNNNNNNNNNNNNNNNNNNNNNNNNNNNNNNNNNNNNNNNNNNNNNNNNNNNNNNNNNNNNNNNNNNNNNNNNNNNNNNNNNNNNNNNNNNNNNNNNNNNNNNNNNNNNNNNNNNNNNNNNNNNNNNNNNNNNNNNNNNNNNNNNNNNNNNNNNNNNNNNNNNNNNNNNNNNNNNNNNNNNNNNNNNNNNNNNNNNNNNNNNNNNNNNNNNNNNNNNNNNNNNNNNNNNNNNNNNNNNNNNNNNNNNNNNNNNNNNNNNNNNNNNNNNNNNNNNNNNNNNNNNNNNNNNNNNNNNNNNNNNNNNNNNNNNNNNNNNNNNNNNNNNNNNNNNNNNNNNNNNNNNNNNNNNNNNNNNNNNNNNNNNNNNNNNNNNNNNNNNNNNNNNNNNNNNNNNNNNNNNNNNNNNNNNNNNNNNNNNNNNNNNNNNNNNNNNNNNNNNNNNNNNNNNNNNNNNNNNNNNNNNNNNNNNNNNNNNNNNNNNNNNAAGAGAGAGATGAATCACTTGGAAGGGGGCGGGATGCCTTGGAGGCACCATAGATTGCACCGTTGGCAACGGCGCTTTTGAGTGCCCCTAACCTTGAGGGGGCCGTAGATCGAGTTCTGGGCTAAGGTTACGCCCTTCGAAACTCCCTTCTGGAAAAGGTGAAGTAGATCACCAGGTTACCGGAAATgacaaaagaacaaaaaagcCAAAAACAGCTACAGCATAAAATGTTCATCCTTGCCCGACTAAAAGAAAGGGTTTGTGCTGCCCGCTCTAAAGGCTTTCCAAGAACTTCCTTGGGTGGGAAAGTCTAGACTAGAGCCGACGACTCGTGAAGAGATAAACCGCCAGAAGCAGGCAAGAAAAAGTCCCTCCCCTTTTTGTTTGCAAGTAGAGCACTAAAAGCACCAAAGCTAGCCTATCTAGTAAGCGTGCAAGTTGGAGAGAATTCCATACTTGAGATAAACTATACCAGGAAATGAGATTCCTTCTAGGCGGCTGACTTTCGTCTGAGCAACTACTGAACTCAGTTGAGTTATAAGTTGGAGACCATCGAGATATGGGTATAGCACAGGCTGCTATGAGAGGAAATTCAGGCTCACCATCCGTCCGCATAGCGCCGGCCCCAACCTGGGAGACAAGGATCCTTGACTAAGTCTCAAACACGCCCGTCCCGTAAAGACATCTACTGTGCTGGCCTTATCTTTTGTCGCTAGCTTCCGCCGCATGAATAAAGGAAGATGGTTCCACGCAGCGCAAGGCATCTCTTCCTGCGCTAAGACATGTAATGCCAACAAACTTGGCTGACACTCTTGTCATGCCCAAGTCTTAATGAGCCCTCATACCGAAAAAGCAATCAACTCGATAAGCATACATATCCAACGCATAGCTGCTCTGCACGTATGCAAGCATCGACCCCGCATAGCATCATCCGACAATTTAGGCAACCCGATGTTCCGACAAGGCTCCGCTTAACGGTCTCTTGCATGGCTCATTTCCTGTGCTTAGACCCACCCAAGTTTAGCAACCCGAAAATAGGGGAGAACCCACCTACAAAGCTGAGCTCGAAGGTACCTTTTTGATGCGGTAGAAGTACCTCGCAATCTTTTCTTCTGTTGCTAGGAAAGTCTTCCTCGAAATGTAAGTCAAAGCCTTGAAGAAGTTGTCTCCCCAATCTGACTCTGGAATCAAAACCTTGATTATTACATGCATCTCGATATTTTCTAAAGAGTGAGTGCTGGCCTTTTCATATTGAATCACAGCCATTTCCCTCTTTCTTGGGAATCAAACTCCAGGGAACAAGCTTAAACACTGATGCAAGCTGTCAATCATTAGATTGTTCTTTTGGTTTGATAAAGGTCGGAGCCTTTGATAAGCAAGAAGCCAACGTTGTAATTCTTGAGGATGATTCTTTGAAGCAATAATTCCATAAGCAAGTACATGACACTCTTTGAGTTGAAAGCTTCAAAGAAGACTGAAACTGACCCCACTTTCATTGACTAGTAAGTGATAGCTGTCAGGTTCGCAGAATGACCGAGGAAACCAACTAAATCCACTCTCGTGACATGATCGAAGTTCGATCCACCACTTTGAGGAAAGAGATGAGACGGTCTACCCGTCTTTACACATACGAGAAATCACTCACGACGGACAAGAGGTGTCGACAACGTGAGCTTTACTGCCTGGCTTTCGGCCTTCTTTCTTGATCCAACTTCATGACTCTGATCGACCTACTTACTACTTATGCTTGGCTCAGGATATCCtcctttcttcaaatcaaagctTTCTACTCAAGTGAggaaagatgcaaaccttcaCAGCCTTTTTTCCATCCAAATGAGAGGTATGGGGAGAGAGTCCTTACTTTTCTTTGTCTTGCCTTTTCTGACATAATTCGGGGCTATCGATTCCGTTCTGTTCTCTCTCTCTACCTCTTCTTTTTTACCTAACTTAAAAATCTTTTATGCCCGGCCATACCAACATGGGAAACCTAGCTTCCATCCATTTGATGTGCATTTATCATATCAGCTCCCCGAGTCACTAGAAAGAGGGTGAAAGGCCCACTACTTCTTCATTCATGGCCTATTTTTTGATTGATCTCCCTTTCGTATTCATTCGACCTGAGGCAAAAGAGAAGTCATACAAAGAAAGGTTCTTTCATGCAATGCATAACGGGCGAGCCTCCTATGGATTCCTCCAACTCAATGAATGAAGGGAGGAGTATGAGGAAGGCTGGCTTTCTATataaagatgaaaagaaaaagaaacaggGTCAAACTATATCTTACTAAATAATCTGACTAAATAAGGAAGAGCTCTTTATGTGGTCTCACTTTACTTTACCACCATCTGAAATGCGCGAAACTTCGATTGGTGGAAGCCAGTCTATGAAGATTCTCCCTTTTCTTACGTGCAATTCCCCTCTTTCGGTAAGCATCCAGTATCTCAACAAATGAAAATTTCTCTAAGCTTATCCTGTAGCTTATACGTCGTTTGAAAGCTGCTTCAAGGATACAATGAATAGCTAAGGTTTGTTGACGATCCCTGGCTACAATCCTAGGGAGATCATAAATAGTACCTGCTACTCCTACTTTTTGGACTTCGCATATGGGCTTTATATTCTCTACGGCGTCAACCATAAGTTTGATTACATCGCGTTCAGTTTGAGCTGGGCGATGAAAAGTTTGATAAACAATAACACGAACTCTCGTTCTTTTACCTTCTTTCATGCGAAAGTTGACCAACTTCTTGATCA harbors:
- the LOC120068882 gene encoding ribosomal protein S7, mitochondrial, whose translation is MERGELADKDGQSRLCNINLSASSSKAASNCSEILSYMGGLDGEQKQLIKKLVNFRMKEGKRTRVRVIVYQTFHRPAQTERDVIKLMVDAVENIKPICEVQKVGVAGTIYDLPRIVARDRQQTLAIHCILEAAFKRRISYRISLEKFSFVEILDAYRKRGIARKKRENLHRLASTNRSFAHFRWW